From one Triticum aestivum cultivar Chinese Spring chromosome 4B, IWGSC CS RefSeq v2.1, whole genome shotgun sequence genomic stretch:
- the LOC123093746 gene encoding uncharacterized protein isoform X1 produces the protein MGPAAGAVIEIISDDEKEDSFSAKPTADALDWASSLLLDDLTGLGEGLDDSAVIQELLSALEGEKKAAADDDDDDCVILDSDPDKPLIVVKEEKPGKDGAEEDLQVLSEKGEVACRDFPHPRHLCARLPFGSGSHANHCTMCHCYVCDSRAPCPMWGKGTLPTDHCHATDKDEKWKKQRQSLKRKSVLPSKREGVKKMSLPSSTTPSSQQFTGHQVSAAQPYPYAPLWTTVNYPLSQNQQRRPSALGTGVNQPVAGRVPVASNVSPNQQLHPSALRATVNQPSTGRVPVASNVSRNQQLHPSALGTNVNKPSTARLPVASNASQNQQMHPSVMAAQNAWRTTHLPKASAPGPKFSGKTSNRPGAAPTVYTPSNGYIYPALRNNAPMHPATTRAVQTVQAAPGSRGLPGGNLIQGFSTQRSLAAPVQVRPMPHLQAAPNGSSGTAGMQQLRQCSTRVAQATQQVTQATQGAQDASAIQKSWQIALANLASDLGVSDYNVERPPVQPSVSTQPLHQSQLLAQPKAVQGPRTHCSSIQATADTRPSNGLPQHDSKPADGAVSMQKTQALCILNSQSSLTSSETSLNSLVAKPAMEH, from the exons ATGGGGCCGGCGGCGGGGGCTGTCATCGAGATCATCTCGGACGACGAGAAGGAGGATTCTTTTTCTGCCAAGCCGACCGCCGACGCGCTCGATTGGGCCTCCAGCCTCCTGCTCGACGACCTCACTGGGTTGGGGGAGGGTTTAGACGACTCCGCCGTGATACAGGAGCTCTTGTCCGCTCTCGAGGGTGAGAAGAAGGCTGCtgctgatgacgacgacgacgactgcgTGATCCTGGACAGTGACCCTGACAAGCCCCTAATCGTTGTCAAGGAGGAGAAGCCTGGGAAAGATGGGGCAGAAGAAGACTTGCAGGTTCTTTCAGAGAAAGGGGAG GTAGCATGCAGGGATTTCCCCCATCCACGTCATCTATGTGCTAGATTGCCTTTTGGAAGTGGATCTCATGCAAATCATTGCACCATG TGCCACTGTTATGTTTGTGATTCTCGTGCTCCATGCCCCATGTGGGGCAAAGGTACCTTGCCTACTGATCATTGTCATGCTACGGATAAGGATGAAAAGTGGAAGAAACAGAGGCAATCACTCAAACGCAAGAGCGTGCTGCCATCTAAGCGTGAAGGTGTCAAGAAAATGTCTCTCCCAAGCTCAACAACACCATCCTCTCAGCAATTTACAGGGCATCAGGTATCAGCTGCACAACCATATCCATATGCACCTTTGTGGACAACTGTAAACTATCCTCTCAGCCAAAATCAACAAAGGCGTCCATCTGCTTTGGGGACAGGTGTAAACCAACCTGTCGCCGGAAGAGTTCCTGTTGCAAGTAATGTCAGCCCAAATCAACAATTGCATCCATCTGCTTTGAGGGCAACCGTAAACCAACCTTCCACCGGAAGAGTTCCTGTTGCAAGTAATGTCAGCAGAAATCAACAATTGCATCCATCTGCTTTGGGGACAAATGTAAACAAACCTTCCACCGCAAGACTTCCTGTTGCAAGTAATGCCAGCCAAAATCAACAAATGCATCCATCTGTTATGGCTGCACAGAATGCGTGGCGAACCACCCATCTGCCAAAAGCATCAGCTCCTGGGCCAAAATTCTCAGGTAAAACATCCAACAGGCCTGGGGCTGCTCCTACAGTCTATACACCCTCAAATGGGTACATTTACCCTGCTCTTCGTAACAATGCCCCAATGCATCCAGCAACCACGCGTGCAGTTCAGACAGTACAAGCGGCACCCGGAAGCAGGGGACTGCCAGGAGGTAACCTTATTCAGGGTTTCTCCACTCAGCGCTCTCTTGCTGCGCCGGTGCAGGTTCGGCCAATGCCACATCTCCAGGCTGCTCCAAATGGATCGTCTGGTACTGCTGGAATGCAGCAGCTTCGTCAGTGCTCCACGCGAGTAGCTCAGGCAACACAGCAAGTAACTCAGGCAACACAAGGCGCGCAAGACGCATCAGCTATTCAGAAGTCATGGCAGATTGCACTTGCTAATCTGGCCTCTGATCTTGGTGTGTCTGACTACAATGTCGAACGGCCGCCTGTTCAACCGTCTGTCAGCACTCAGCCTCTGCATCAAAGCCAGCTACTTGCTCAACCAAAGGCAGTCCAGGGGCCTCGAACGCATTGCAGCAGTATTCAGGCGACAGCGGACACGAGGCCTTCTAATGGTCTTCCCCAGCATGATAGCAAACCTGCAGACGGTGCTGTTTCTATGCAGAAAACACAAGCCTTGTGCATACTGAATTCCCAGAGCAGCCTTACCTCAAGTGAAACTTCTCTGAATAGCTTAGTAGCTAAACCTGCCATGGAACATTGA
- the LOC123093746 gene encoding uncharacterized protein isoform X2, which yields MGPAAGAVIEIISDDEKEDSFSAKPTADALDWASSLLLDDLTGLGEGLDDSAVIQELLSALEGEKKAAADDDDDDCVILDSDPDKPLIVVKEEKPGKDGAEEDLQVLSEKGEVACRDFPHPRHLCARLPFGSGSHANHCTMCHCYVCDSRAPCPMWGKGTLPTDHCHATDKDEKWKKQRQSLKRKSVLPSKREGVKKMSLPSSTTPSSQQFTGHQV from the exons ATGGGGCCGGCGGCGGGGGCTGTCATCGAGATCATCTCGGACGACGAGAAGGAGGATTCTTTTTCTGCCAAGCCGACCGCCGACGCGCTCGATTGGGCCTCCAGCCTCCTGCTCGACGACCTCACTGGGTTGGGGGAGGGTTTAGACGACTCCGCCGTGATACAGGAGCTCTTGTCCGCTCTCGAGGGTGAGAAGAAGGCTGCtgctgatgacgacgacgacgactgcgTGATCCTGGACAGTGACCCTGACAAGCCCCTAATCGTTGTCAAGGAGGAGAAGCCTGGGAAAGATGGGGCAGAAGAAGACTTGCAGGTTCTTTCAGAGAAAGGGGAG GTAGCATGCAGGGATTTCCCCCATCCACGTCATCTATGTGCTAGATTGCCTTTTGGAAGTGGATCTCATGCAAATCATTGCACCATG TGCCACTGTTATGTTTGTGATTCTCGTGCTCCATGCCCCATGTGGGGCAAAGGTACCTTGCCTACTGATCATTGTCATGCTACGGATAAGGATGAAAAGTGGAAGAAACAGAGGCAATCACTCAAACGCAAGAGCGTGCTGCCATCTAAGCGTGAAGGTGTCAAGAAAATGTCTCTCCCAAGCTCAACAACACCATCCTCTCAGCAATTTACAGGGCATCAG GTGTAA